A genomic stretch from Anoplopoma fimbria isolate UVic2021 breed Golden Eagle Sablefish chromosome 8, Afim_UVic_2022, whole genome shotgun sequence includes:
- the selp gene encoding P-selectin isoform X1 — protein MMFQESVDTGKNLHQMLLIVAFSVFVQDLSSGGGAQAWTYNSSIRPYRKWPDARKWCRQHFTDMVPIRNQEENDFINNLLPYNQRYYWIGIGKKGEEWVWEETHEEVPKDAQNWASDEPDNIPAQDCVEIYIKRDKDTAKWNNESCHKKKGTICYTASCTKDSCSANADCEETIGNYTCRCHPGFQGSRCEEAIACKPLLDPERGSPYCFHPHGSNRFNSSCHFHCELGFQLVGMPQLQCQASGRWNYPVPLCQLEQCPVLNHTNIDAGSMNCSHPIAPYSYNSTCEVRCDEGYEHSGSNQIRCDHNGQWTASVPACTITKCSPIFFPVTGNVTCVDALEPFSFGSRCNFTCQEGHYLTREDTFTCLASGQWSNPTPTCAVVQCSSLKTPPHASMQCQDPLGVYSYGSICTVQCEKGFDLIGTNVTKCSSQGNWSHALPVCQVKRCNPINPPHGSLSCSDPNGSFSFGSLCTTTCDVGFLLNGTASTECTSQGLWSTDIPHCLAKSCPTLSSPSHGSLVCSDPHGEFSFGSRCTSACEEGFLMNGTADTECTSLGTWSADIPHCLAKICPTLSSPSHGSLVCSDPHGEFSFGSQCTSACEEGFLLNGTADTECTSLGTWSADIPRCLAKICPTLSSPSHGSLVCSDPHGEFSFGSRCTSACEEGFLLNGTADTECTSLGTWSTDIPHCLAKICPTLSSPSHGSLVCSDPHGEFSFGSRCMSTCEEGFLLNGTADTECTSLGTWSADIPSCLAHPCPLLAKAPQHGRMNCSQPYSPFSYGSHCDFECNEGFWQKGTPTMTCNSSGYWSQDLPTCQPVQCEAIQVSLSLSMNCSHLLGNFSFSSQCLFTCEEDFFLNGTEVLFCSSTGFWNDSLPNCIGMPMGTSMLLLRVVVAPSIVLPLILIGLALLIIMRFKKRGKAIVSYAPTWGDRENPAFDFES, from the exons ATG atGTTTCAAGAATCAGTTGATACAGGAAAAAACCTGCATCAAATGTTGCTGATAGTTGCATTCAGTGTATTTGTCCAAG ACCtgagcagtggaggaggagcacaGGCATGGACCTACAACTCCAGCATCCGTCCATACCGTAAATGGCCTGATGCCCGCAAGTGGTGCCGTCAGCACTTCACAGATATGGTGCCCATCCGGAACCAGGAGGAGAATGACTTCATCAACAATCTGCTGCCGTATAACCAAAGATATTACTGGATAGGCATAGGCAAAAAGGGTGAAGAGTGGGTCTGGGAAGAAACGCATGAGGAGGTCCCCAAAGATGCTCAGAATTGGGCGTCAGACGAGCCAGATAACATACCAGCTCAGGACTGTGTGGAGATTTACATTAAGAGGGACAAAGACACGGCCAAGTGGAACAATGAGAGCTGTCACAAGAAGAAGGGAACCATCTGCTACACTG ccTCTTGTACAAAGGACTCCTGCAGTGCCAATGCAGACTGTGAGGAGACCATTGGAAACTATACCTGCCGGTGCCATCCTGGTTTCCAGGGGTCACGATGTGAAGAGG CAATTGCATGCAAACCCTTGCTGGATCCAGAACGAGGTTCTCCCTACTGTTTCCATCCCCATGGGTCCAATCGTTTCAACTCTTCCTGCCATTTCCACTGTGAACTTGGCTTTCAGTTGGTCGGCATGCCCCAACTGCAATGCCAAGCCAGCGGACGTTGGAACTACCCTGTCCCTCTGTGTCAGC TTGAACAGTGTCCAGTTCTGAACCACACCAACATCGATGCAGGTAGTATGAACTGCAGCCACCCCATCGCGCCTTACAGCTACAACTCCACCTGTGAGGTCAGGTGTGATGAAGGCTACGAGCACAGTGGGTCGAACCAGATACGTTGTGACCACAACGGCCAGTGGACAGCCAGTGTCCCCGCATGTACAA TTACAAAGTGCTCCCCCATTTTCTTTCCTGTCACGGGAAACGTGACATGTGTGGACGCTCTGGAGCCTTTCTCCTTTGGCTCACGGTGTAACTTCACCTGCCAGGAAGGCCACTACCTGACCAGAGAGGACACATTCACCTGTCTGGCCTCGGGACAATGGAGCAACCCTACACCTACATGCGCAG tgGTACAGTGCAGCAGTTTAAAGACTCCGCCCCATGCCTCCATGCAATGCCAGGACCCTTTAGGAGTGTACAGCTATGGCTCAATATGCACTGTGCAATGTGAAAAAGGATTTGATCTGATTGGTACAAATGTGACGAAATGTTCTTCACAGGGCAACTGGAGTCatgcacttcctgtttgtcaaG TTAAGAGGTGTAACCCAATAAATCCTCCTCATGGCTCCCTATCCTGTTCTGACCCAAATGGTTCCTTCAGTTTTGGTTCTCTGTGCACCACAACTTGTGACGTGGGATTTCTACTGAATGGGACAGCCAGCACTGAGTGCACCTCCCAAGGCTTGTGGAGCACAGACATACCGCATTGCTTGG CTAAGAGCTGTCCGACCCTGAGCTCTCCCTCTCATGGCTCCTTAGTCTGCTCTGATCCTCATGGAGAGTTCAGTTTTGGTTCTCGGTGTACGTCAGCTTGTGAGGAGGGTTTTCTCATGAATGGGACGGCTGACACTGAGTGTACCTCTCTGGGCACATGGAGCGCAGACATCCCACATTGCTTGG CTAAAATATGTCCCACCCTGAGCTCTCCCTCTCATGGCTCCTTAGTCTGCTCTGATCCTCATGGAGAGTTCAGTTTTGGTTCTCAGTGCACGTCAGCATGTGAGGAGGGTTTTCTCCTGAATGGGACGGCTGATACAGAGTGTACCTCTCTGGGCACATGGAGCGCAGACATCCCTCGCTGCTTGG CAAAAATATGTCCGACCCTGAGCTCTCCCTCTCATGGCTCCTTAGTCTGCTCTGATCCTCATGGAGAGTTCAGTTTTGGTTCTCGGTGCACGTCAGCTTGTGAGGAGGGTTTTCTCCTGAATGGGACGGCTGACACAGAGTGTACCTCTCTGGGCACATGGAGCACAGACATCCCACATTGCTTGG CTAAAATATGTCCGACCCTGAGCTCTCCCTCTCATGGCTCATTAGTCTGCTCTGATCCTCATGGAGAGTTCAGTTTTGGTTCTCGGTGCATGTCAACCTGTGAGGAGGGTTTTCTCCTGAATGGGACAGCTGATACAGAGTGTACCTCTCTGGGCACATGGAGTGCAGACATCCCTAGTTgcttgg CACATCCATGCCCTCTACTGGCCAAGGCTCCACAACATGGAAGGATGAATTGCAGCCAGCCATACTCCCCTTTCAGCTATGGGTCACACTGTGACTTTGAATGTAATGAGGGCTTCTGGCAGAAAGGAACACCAACTATGACATGCAACAGCTCAGGTTACTGGAGTCAAGATCTACCCACATGCCAAC CTGTACAGTGTGAGGCTATCCAGGTCTCTTTATCCCTGTCTATGAACTGCTCCCATCTTCTGGGGAACTTCAGCTTCAGCTCTCAGTGTCTTTTCACCTGTGAAGAGGATTTCTTCCTGAATGGCACAGAGGTGCTGTTTTGCTCCTCCACTGGGTTTTGGAATGACAGCCTGCCTAACTGCATAG GTATGCCAATGGGGACTTCCATGCTGCTGTTAAGGGTTGTAGTAGCACCCTCCATTGTCCTGCCACTTATCCTGATAGGACTGGCTTTGTTGATTATAATGAGATTTAAGAAAAGAG gaaAAGCAATCGTATCTTATGCACCAACatggggagacagagagaatcCAGCATTTGATTTTGAGTCTTGA